Proteins from a genomic interval of Stigmatopora nigra isolate UIUO_SnigA chromosome 19, RoL_Snig_1.1, whole genome shotgun sequence:
- the sec24a gene encoding protein transport protein Sec24A isoform X1 yields MSTAGFNAQNGTGQPYANGPSQNPLGVQQLPAVNYGMTHQHNYNAMQAKAPAPPGPGLYPYGSHQHVPPVGSYQPPTSYTAPPGQSPLTRPPMMGGSLPHTPPQSHSPGPKLPAAQGTPPPPVASSSGFYPNAQHPWQYNSAPPPVGPPASMNAPLRGPATNHVSQPAPYGSAAPPPSSLQGYGPPGAVPPPMNPAASQQYHPSSVPYGPPPVGPPPTMKPGAPPMANATHLPPKADAQCGAGSNLPLTEPDCEEADIECPAAAGTNHMDNKPAGPPKPGPPGHHLGHYPSLPPGYQHPTAPQGGPLTSHQIIQNTTQPYAHPPRPYQQPPSGPGPAQLSPSMAAMSLQSNTPESLRVVNLLQERNLLPLGPVAAPTPCLPQDLQKMNCNPEVFRCTLTNIPQTQSLLNKAKMPLGLLLHPFKDLSQLPVVTSSTIVRCRSCRTYINPFVAFLDQRRWKCNLCYRVNDVPEEFMYNPVSRSYGEPHKRPEVQNATIEFIAPSEYLVRPPQPAVYLFVLDVSHNAVETGYLKVFCQSVLDNINALPGDARTKIGFITFDSTIHFYNLQEGLSQPQMLIVSDIDDIFLPKPDSLLVNLNDSKELVQDLLKSLPTLFEKTMETQSALGSALQAAFKLLSPTGGRLSVFQTQLPNLGVGALQSREDPNQRASAKDIQHLSPATDFYKKLALDCSGQQVAVDLFLLSSQYCDLASLGCISRYSAGSIYYFPSYHHQHNPAQVERFQKDLKRYLTRKIGFEGVMRIRCTKGLSIHTFHGNFFVRSTDLLSLPNVNPDAGFAVQMSIEENLDDMQVVSFQAALLYTSSKGERRIRVHTLCLPVVHSLSDIFAGADVQAMTGLLACMAVDRSVTASLSDARDAMTNAAIDSLTSYRQSVLTIQQPGLLAPACLRLFPLYILALLKQKAFRTGTSTRLDDRVASMLQLKYQPLAYSTIMIHPALYRVDDLTDEGALNVNERTIPQPRVLQLSVEKLSKDGAFLMDAGTVMYLWIGCNCNLNFLTQVLGVPNFAAVPENLYLLPELDTAESQRIRAFLGWLREQRPFFASLQVFREDSQIKVSMMQNMIEDRTESALSYYEFLLHLQQQISK; encoded by the exons ATGTCAACGGCGGGATTCAACGCTCAGAACGGGACGGGACAACCGTACGCGAATG GTCCCTCACAGAACCCCCTTGGCGTCCAGCAGCTCCCAGCAGTCAATTACGGCATGACGCACCAACACAATTATAACGCAATGCAGGCCAAGGCACCAGCGCCCCCTGGTCCTGGACTATATCCTTATGGGTCACACCAGCATGTCCCCCCGGTGGGCTCTTACCAACCACCTACATCTTATACGGCTCCACCAGGCCAAAGTCCCCTCACCAGACCACCGATGATGGGTGGGTCTCTGCCACATACACCCCCACAGTCACACAGTCCTGGTCCCAAGCTGCCCGCCGCACAGGGCACCCCTCCGCCACCCGTGGCGTCCTCTAGCGGCTTCTACCCAAACGCCCAACATCCATGGCAGTACAACTCGGCGCCTCCGCCCGTAGGACCCCCAGCGTCCATGAATGCGCCGCTCCGCGGCCCGGCAACCAACCACGTGAGCCAACCCGCACCCTACGGCTCGGCGGCACCGCCCCCCTCATCTTTACAAGGATATGGGCCACCAG GTGCCGTTCCCCCACCCATGAATCCAGCAGCTTCACAGCAGTACCACCCGAGCAGTGTTCCTTATGGGCCACCACCTGTAGGCCCACCCCCCACCATGAAACCTGGAGCGCCCCCGATGGCCAACGCCACGCATCTTCCACCAAAGGCAGACG CTCAGTGTGGGGCCGGCAGCAATCTGCCCCTCACTGAGCCCGACTGCGAGGAGGCGGATATTGAATGTCCAG CAGCAGCTGGCACCAATCACATGGACAACAAACCAG CTGGTCCGCCCAAGCCCGGCCCTCCGGGTCATCACCTGGGCCACTACCCCTCTCTTCCACCGGGGTACCAGCACCCCACGGCTCCTCAAGGCGGACCTCTGACCTCGCACCAGATCATTCAGAACACCACGCAGCCTTACGCCCACCCACCTCGGCCATACCAGCAG CCACCTTCAGGGCCTGGCCCGGCCCAGCTGAGCCCATCCATGGCGGCCATGAGCCTGCAGTCAAACACGCCCGAGAGCCTGCGAGTGGTCAACCTGCTACAGGAGCGTAATCTGCTGCCATTGGGCCCAGTTGCTGCCCCCACACCCTGCCTGCCCCAAGACCTGCAAAAGATGAACTGCAACCCAGA GGTGTTTCGCTGCACGCTGACTAACATCCCTCAAACGCAGTCTTTACTCAATAAAGCTAAGATGCCACTGGGCCTACTGCTGCACCCCTTCAAAGATCTTTCT CAACTTCCTGTGGTGACATCCAGTACCATAGTCAGGTGTCGCTCCTGCCGAACATATATCAACCCTTTTGTGGCATTTTTGGACCAGAGGAGGTGGAAATGCAACCTGTGTTATCGGGTCAATGATG ttccagAAGAGTTCATGTATAATCCAGTCAGTCGATCCTATGGTGAACCACACAAGAGACCTGAAGTGCAGAATGCCACCATTGAGTTCATCGCTCCTTCGGAATACTTG GTGAGGCCGCCGCAACCTGCCGTGTATCTCTTTGTCCTGGACGTATCACACAATGCGGTGGAGACGGGCTACCTGAAGGTCTTCTGTCAGTCAGTTCTGGACAACATTAACGC GCTCCCTGGAGACGCACGGACCAAAATTGGCTTCATTACCTTTGACAGCACTATCCACTTCTACAACCTCCAAGAGGGACTATCCCAGCCTCAGATGCTTATCGTCTCTGACATTGACG ATATCTTTCTGCCCAAACCAGACAGCCTTCTAGTCAACCTCAATGATAGCAAAGAG CTGGTGCAGGATCTTCTGAAGAGCTTGCCGACATTATTCGAAAAGACTATGGAGACTCAGTCGGCGCTTGGATCGGCCCTGCAGGCCGCTTTCAAGCTGCTCTCGCCCACAGGCGGCCGCTTGTCCGTCTTTCAGACACAGCTGCCCAACCTGGGCGTCGGGGCACTCCAGTCCCGGGAGGACCCCAACCAAAGAGCGTCTGCCAAG GACATCCAGCACTTATCACCAGCAACGGATTTCTACAAGAAGCTGGCGCTAGACTGCTCGGGTCAGCAAGTGGCCGTCGACCTGTTTCTGCTCAGCTCTCAGTACTGCGACTTGGCGTCTCTTG GCTGCATTTCACGGTACTCTGCGGGGAGCATCTATTATTTCCCGTCCTATCACCATCAACATAACCCGGCCCAAGTGGAACGCTTCCAGAAGGACCTAAAGCGATACCTGACCAGGAAGATTGGCTTTGAGGGCGTCATGAGGATACGCTGCACCAAag GTCTGTCCATTCACACGTTCCACGGCAACTTCTTTGTGCGCTCCACCGACCTGCTGTCGCTGCCTAACGTCAACCCGGACGCTGGTTTCGCCGTACAAATGTCCATTGAGGAAAACCTAGATGACATGCAGGTGGTCTCCTTCCAGGCGGCTCTACTCTACACCTCCAGCAAAG GAGAAAGGCGGATCCGGGTGCACACTCTGTGCCTTCCAGTGGTCCACTCTTTGTCAGACATCTTTGCCGGCGCCGATGTTCAAGCAATGACTGGCCTGTTGGCGTGTATGG CCGTGGACCGCTCTGTGACAGCCAGCCTCAGCGATGCTAGGGACGCCATGACCAATGCCGCCATCGACTCCCTGACGTCGTACCGTCAGTCTGTGCTGACCATTCAGCAGCCTGGCCTGCTCGCACCGGCCTGCCTCAGACTATTCCCTCTCTACATTCTCGCTTTGCTCAAGCAG AAAGCATTCAGAACGGGAACTAGTACAAGGCTAGATGACCGCGTTGCCTCCATGTTGCAGCTCAAATATCAGCCGCTGGCCTACTCCACCATCATGATTCATCCCGCTTTGTATCGCGTTGACGACCTTACTGACGAG GGTGCTTTAAATGTCAACGAGCGGACCATTCCTCAGCCGAGAGTGCTGCAGCTGTCTGTGGAAAAGCTCTCCAAGGACGGCGCCTTCCTCATGGATGCCGGAACG GTGATGTATCTGTGGATTGGGTGCAACTGCAACCTCAACTTCCTCACTCAAGTCCTAGGTGTCCCCAACTTTGCCGCAGTGCCTGAAAACCTT TATCTGCTGCCAGAGCTTGACACAGCCGAGTCACAGAGAATCAGAGCGTTCTTGGGTTGGCTGAGGGAGCAGAGGCCCTTCTTTGCCTCATTGCAAGTCTTCAG GGAGGACAGCCAGATCAAAGTCTCCATGATGCAGAACATGATCGAGGACCGCACCGAGTCAGCGTTATCTTACTACGAGTTCCTGCTCCACCTGCAGCAGCAGATCTCCAAATAA